From Etheostoma spectabile isolate EspeVRDwgs_2016 chromosome 8, UIUC_Espe_1.0, whole genome shotgun sequence, a single genomic window includes:
- the ngly1 gene encoding peptide-N(4)-(N-acetyl-beta-glucosaminyl)asparagine amidase isoform X1 has product MAVSPAVTTLCENPNEVFLDVAKLLLTYADNILRYPNEEKYRSIRIGNPTFSTKLLPIKGAVECLFEMGFEEAETHLVFSKSASVEQLKLVRESIAAERDQRLCGGQPVQPTAQAASVSASASSSSSSSSSASASASTSASVSSAAASSQPVSPPPLQPSSLEDSMSFFVTLQSNFQHVLLYENPELQRKARSHIPHQKLSSAAELKLKEAKEADPECKLGIEDFLVLELLRWFKQDFFSWVDCLPCSSCKGPTQNASSLSPSTDDVRWGAQRVENHYCQSCRLSTRFPRYNNPEKLLETRRGRCGEWANCFTLCCRALGLEARYIWDSTDHVWTEVYSVAQRRWLHCDSCENGCDKPLLYEVGWGKKLAYVLAFSKDQVVDVTWRYSCKHPEVLSRRTRVQEAWLLHTINGLNTRRQQALTPARKKELTERLLVELVEFISPKKPKPGELGGRNSGSLAWRMARGETRKADTGTSTQVHSNLYGVIIELTHYQCVCVCCQAAGYVFTPTEKEKSDRLLHVRYNAAKDQYCRVSNNSEFIPSWDQCVWRKESVFRKVENDWQMVYIARTEGSSMGKISWKFDFAPAGMKIKSVSIMASSQTFHSGKVCWHLQAGQITTEFSGDGKMQSFQSLSGSSEFIVVAGLSGGEEETSWQHSQLFRQSLKETEESSFEILVHLDDA; this is encoded by the exons ATGGCTGTGTCACCAGCAGTGACAACATTGTGTGAAAATCCAAATGAAGTCTTTCTAGACGTTGCGAAGTTGTTACTTACATACGCAGATAACATTTTAAG GTATCCCAATGAGGAAAAGTACAGATCTATCCGCATAGGCAATCCTACATTCTCCACCAAGCTGCTGCCCATCAAAGGTGCTGTGGAATGCCTTTTTGAGATGGGATTTGAGGAG GCTGAGACCCATCTCGTCTTCTCCAAGTCTGCATCAGTGGAGCAGCTGAAGCTCGTCAGGGAATCCATAGCAGCCGAGAGGGATCAGAGGCTCTGTGGAGGACAGCCGGTCCAACCGACTGCTCAGGCAGCCTCCGTCTCAGCCTCAgcctcatcctcatcctcatcctcatcctccgcCTCCGCCTCTGCCTCCACCTCAGCCTCAGTGagctctgctgctgcatccAGTCAGCCAGTTTCACCACCTCCATTACAACCTTCATCCTTG GAGGACAGTATGAGCTTTTTTGTGACCCTCCAGTCAAACTTCCAGCACGTGTTGCTGTATGAAAACCCTGAGCTGCAGCGGAAAGCCAGGAGCCACATCCCTCACCAGAAGCTGTCCTCTGCTGCTGAACTCAAGCTGAAGGAGGCCAAAGAGGCAGATCCAG AATGTAAACTTGGAATAGAAGACTTCCTGGTGCTGGAGTTGCTCAGATGGTTCAAACAGGACTTCTTCTCCTGGGTGGACTGTCTGCCCTGCAGCAGCTGCAAAGGCCCGACCCAGAACGCCAGCTCCCTCAGTCCCAGCACGGATGACGTCCGCTGGGGAGCACAGCGAGTGGAGAACCACTACTGTCAGAGCTGCCGGCTCTCCACCAGAttccccag GTACAACAACCCTGAGAAGCTTCTTGAAACCAGGAGGGGGCGCTGCGGGGAGTGGGCTAACTGTTTCACGCTGTGCTGCCGAGCCCTGGGCCTTGAGGCCAGATACATCTGGGACAGCACAG ACCACGTGTGGACAGAGGTTTACTCGGTGGCTCAGCGCCGCTGGCTGCACTGTGACTCCTGTGAGAACGGCTGTGATAAGCCTCTGCTGTATGAGGTTGGCTGGGGGAAGAAACTGGCCTACGTTCTGGCTTTCTCTAAGGACCAG GTGGTTGACGTGACATGGAGGTATTCCTGCAAACATCCAGAGGTGTTGTCGAGAAGGACCAGGGTTCAGGAGGCCTGGCTGCTGCACACCATTAATGGGCTCAACACCCGG AGGCAGCAGGCCCTGACTCCGGCCAGGAAGAAGGAGCTGACAGAGAGGCTGCTCGTCGAGCTGGTGGAGTTTATTTCCCCCAAGAAACCCAAACCAGGAGAGCTGGGGGGACGCAACTCTGGCTCTCTGGCCTGGAGGATGGCACGGGGGGAGACGAGAAAGGCCGATACAGGGACTTCCACACAGGTACACTCTAATTTATATGGTGTTATAATTGAGCTTACCCATTATCa gtgtgtgtgtgtgtgttgtcaggcTGCAGGTTATGTGTTTACTCCTACTGAGAAAGAGAAGAGCGACCGGTTACTGCACGTGCGCTACAATGCCGCCAAAGACCAGTACTGTCGAGTGTCCAACAACTCTGAGTTCATTCCCAGCTGGGATCAGTGTGTGTGGAGGAAGGAGTCCGTCTTCAGAAAGGTGGAGAATGACTGGCAGATG GTGTACATAGCTCGAACAGAAGGTTCCTCTATGGGAAAAATTAGCTGGAAGTTTGACTTTGCTCCGGCGGGAATGAAGATAAAGTCTGTCTCGATCATGGCCAGTAGCCAAACATTCCACTCTGGGAAAGTCTGCTGGCACTTGCAGGCAGGCCAGATTACTACAGAGTTCTCTGGAG ATGGGAAGATGCAGTCATTCCAGAGTCTGTCCGGCTCCTCAGAGTTCATTGTTGTAGCAGGACTCAGTGGTGGAGAAGAGGAGACGTCATGGCAACACTCTCAGCTCTTCAGACAAAGCTTGAAGGAGACGGAGGAGTCTTCATTTGAAATCCTCGTCCACTTAGACGATGCTTAA
- the ngly1 gene encoding peptide-N(4)-(N-acetyl-beta-glucosaminyl)asparagine amidase isoform X2, with amino-acid sequence MAVSPAVTTLCENPNEVFLDVAKLLLTYADNILRYPNEEKYRSIRIGNPTFSTKLLPIKGAVECLFEMGFEEAETHLVFSKSASVEQLKLVRESIAAERDQRLCGGQPVQPTAQAASVSASASSSSSSSSSASASASTSASVSSAAASSQPVSPPPLQPSSLEDSMSFFVTLQSNFQHVLLYENPELQRKARSHIPHQKLSSAAELKLKEAKEADPECKLGIEDFLVLELLRWFKQDFFSWVDCLPCSSCKGPTQNASSLSPSTDDVRWGAQRVENHYCQSCRLSTRFPRYNNPEKLLETRRGRCGEWANCFTLCCRALGLEARYIWDSTDHVWTEVYSVAQRRWLHCDSCENGCDKPLLYEVGWGKKLAYVLAFSKDQVVDVTWRYSCKHPEVLSRRTRVQEAWLLHTINGLNTRRQQALTPARKKELTERLLVELVEFISPKKPKPGELGGRNSGSLAWRMARGETRKADTGTSTQAAGYVFTPTEKEKSDRLLHVRYNAAKDQYCRVSNNSEFIPSWDQCVWRKESVFRKVENDWQMVYIARTEGSSMGKISWKFDFAPAGMKIKSVSIMASSQTFHSGKVCWHLQAGQITTEFSGDGKMQSFQSLSGSSEFIVVAGLSGGEEETSWQHSQLFRQSLKETEESSFEILVHLDDA; translated from the exons ATGGCTGTGTCACCAGCAGTGACAACATTGTGTGAAAATCCAAATGAAGTCTTTCTAGACGTTGCGAAGTTGTTACTTACATACGCAGATAACATTTTAAG GTATCCCAATGAGGAAAAGTACAGATCTATCCGCATAGGCAATCCTACATTCTCCACCAAGCTGCTGCCCATCAAAGGTGCTGTGGAATGCCTTTTTGAGATGGGATTTGAGGAG GCTGAGACCCATCTCGTCTTCTCCAAGTCTGCATCAGTGGAGCAGCTGAAGCTCGTCAGGGAATCCATAGCAGCCGAGAGGGATCAGAGGCTCTGTGGAGGACAGCCGGTCCAACCGACTGCTCAGGCAGCCTCCGTCTCAGCCTCAgcctcatcctcatcctcatcctcatcctccgcCTCCGCCTCTGCCTCCACCTCAGCCTCAGTGagctctgctgctgcatccAGTCAGCCAGTTTCACCACCTCCATTACAACCTTCATCCTTG GAGGACAGTATGAGCTTTTTTGTGACCCTCCAGTCAAACTTCCAGCACGTGTTGCTGTATGAAAACCCTGAGCTGCAGCGGAAAGCCAGGAGCCACATCCCTCACCAGAAGCTGTCCTCTGCTGCTGAACTCAAGCTGAAGGAGGCCAAAGAGGCAGATCCAG AATGTAAACTTGGAATAGAAGACTTCCTGGTGCTGGAGTTGCTCAGATGGTTCAAACAGGACTTCTTCTCCTGGGTGGACTGTCTGCCCTGCAGCAGCTGCAAAGGCCCGACCCAGAACGCCAGCTCCCTCAGTCCCAGCACGGATGACGTCCGCTGGGGAGCACAGCGAGTGGAGAACCACTACTGTCAGAGCTGCCGGCTCTCCACCAGAttccccag GTACAACAACCCTGAGAAGCTTCTTGAAACCAGGAGGGGGCGCTGCGGGGAGTGGGCTAACTGTTTCACGCTGTGCTGCCGAGCCCTGGGCCTTGAGGCCAGATACATCTGGGACAGCACAG ACCACGTGTGGACAGAGGTTTACTCGGTGGCTCAGCGCCGCTGGCTGCACTGTGACTCCTGTGAGAACGGCTGTGATAAGCCTCTGCTGTATGAGGTTGGCTGGGGGAAGAAACTGGCCTACGTTCTGGCTTTCTCTAAGGACCAG GTGGTTGACGTGACATGGAGGTATTCCTGCAAACATCCAGAGGTGTTGTCGAGAAGGACCAGGGTTCAGGAGGCCTGGCTGCTGCACACCATTAATGGGCTCAACACCCGG AGGCAGCAGGCCCTGACTCCGGCCAGGAAGAAGGAGCTGACAGAGAGGCTGCTCGTCGAGCTGGTGGAGTTTATTTCCCCCAAGAAACCCAAACCAGGAGAGCTGGGGGGACGCAACTCTGGCTCTCTGGCCTGGAGGATGGCACGGGGGGAGACGAGAAAGGCCGATACAGGGACTTCCACACAG gcTGCAGGTTATGTGTTTACTCCTACTGAGAAAGAGAAGAGCGACCGGTTACTGCACGTGCGCTACAATGCCGCCAAAGACCAGTACTGTCGAGTGTCCAACAACTCTGAGTTCATTCCCAGCTGGGATCAGTGTGTGTGGAGGAAGGAGTCCGTCTTCAGAAAGGTGGAGAATGACTGGCAGATG GTGTACATAGCTCGAACAGAAGGTTCCTCTATGGGAAAAATTAGCTGGAAGTTTGACTTTGCTCCGGCGGGAATGAAGATAAAGTCTGTCTCGATCATGGCCAGTAGCCAAACATTCCACTCTGGGAAAGTCTGCTGGCACTTGCAGGCAGGCCAGATTACTACAGAGTTCTCTGGAG ATGGGAAGATGCAGTCATTCCAGAGTCTGTCCGGCTCCTCAGAGTTCATTGTTGTAGCAGGACTCAGTGGTGGAGAAGAGGAGACGTCATGGCAACACTCTCAGCTCTTCAGACAAAGCTTGAAGGAGACGGAGGAGTCTTCATTTGAAATCCTCGTCCACTTAGACGATGCTTAA